One Pseudoalteromonas sp. UG3-2 DNA window includes the following coding sequences:
- the rfaH gene encoding transcription/translation regulatory transformer protein RfaH, which produces MECWYLVYCKPKQESRAQENLAAQGITACYPSISKSKTTSSKAVKQPLFPRYLFVSLNPETASFSAVRNTRGVSDFVRYGANLQLVPSELVTQLMQSPEQPIECELNQGDTVMLTEGCYKNIQALYQEPDGEKRSILLIKLLNQNTKITVDNNAIKKL; this is translated from the coding sequence ATGGAGTGCTGGTATTTAGTATATTGCAAACCCAAGCAAGAAAGCCGAGCCCAAGAAAACTTAGCGGCACAGGGCATCACAGCTTGCTATCCAAGCATTAGTAAAAGCAAAACCACTTCATCTAAAGCGGTAAAGCAACCTCTTTTTCCGCGCTACTTATTCGTCAGCTTAAATCCTGAAACCGCCTCTTTCTCTGCGGTAAGAAATACTCGTGGAGTCTCAGACTTTGTTCGTTACGGCGCAAACTTACAACTGGTGCCAAGCGAACTCGTCACACAGCTAATGCAGTCTCCAGAACAGCCAATCGAATGCGAATTAAATCAAGGTGACACGGTAATGTTAACCGAGGGTTGTTACAAAAACATACAAGCCCTTTACCAAGAGCCAGACGGCGAAAAAAGAAGTATCTTGCTTATCAAGCTGTTAAACCAAAATACAAAAATCACTGTTGATAATAACGCAATAAAAAAGTTATAA
- a CDS encoding TDP-N-acetylfucosamine:lipid II N-acetylfucosaminyltransferase, producing MKKILHVCSDEKFIDSAIANFNAISHVKSDFLVISKESSLEYIKNKNVTIKSKSAFLLQILIGRLKEYDAVVFHSLNGVFKFFIKLIPKRLNICWVGFGFDYYDYNKILPGRKEEKKGLRYFIKYSIFNLDASYQKINYFCPVLESEFEEVSKRLRLNAQYVDWNYGSSDKVVKKLKHDYIDGDSILLGNSATETNNHLEIIDDLVKLNEKREIIVPLSYGDSEYAEKIIAKLKSTSLNYTILRDFLTQEEYFSTLKRCAFVIMNHKRQEAAGNVLIMLSLGAKVFLDKDNPLYDYFKCMGFRLFNKENLNFDCISMDDMGINKSLSLKFFNSEVTIKKTKSLVDKLV from the coding sequence GTGAAAAAAATCTTACATGTATGTTCAGATGAAAAGTTTATTGACTCTGCTATTGCTAATTTTAATGCAATAAGTCATGTTAAAAGTGATTTTTTGGTTATTAGTAAAGAGAGCTCACTAGAATATATAAAAAATAAAAATGTCACCATCAAATCAAAATCAGCTTTTTTATTACAAATACTCATTGGTCGGTTAAAGGAGTATGATGCTGTTGTTTTTCACTCACTAAATGGTGTGTTTAAATTTTTTATAAAGCTCATTCCTAAGAGGTTGAATATATGTTGGGTTGGCTTTGGGTTTGATTACTATGATTACAATAAAATTCTACCAGGGCGAAAGGAGGAAAAAAAAGGGCTTAGGTATTTTATTAAATATAGCATTTTTAATTTAGACGCATCTTATCAAAAAATTAATTACTTTTGTCCTGTTTTAGAAAGTGAATTTGAAGAGGTGTCAAAACGATTAAGGTTAAATGCACAATATGTAGATTGGAATTATGGTTCTTCAGATAAAGTTGTTAAAAAACTTAAACATGATTATATTGATGGTGACTCAATATTGTTAGGGAATAGTGCAACTGAGACAAATAACCACCTTGAAATAATCGATGATTTAGTTAAATTAAATGAGAAGCGAGAAATCATCGTGCCATTGTCGTATGGTGATAGTGAATATGCTGAAAAGATCATAGCTAAGTTGAAATCTACTTCATTGAATTACACAATTCTAAGGGATTTTTTAACCCAGGAGGAGTATTTCTCTACTCTTAAACGTTGCGCTTTTGTCATTATGAACCATAAAAGGCAAGAAGCGGCCGGGAATGTCCTTATTATGTTATCATTGGGTGCTAAAGTTTTTTTAGATAAAGACAACCCTTTATACGACTATTTTAAATGCATGGGTTTCAGGCTTTTTAATAAAGAAAACTTAAATTTTGATTGTATATCAATGGATGACATGGGAATAAATAAAAGCCTAAGTCTAAAGTTTTTTAATTCAGAAGTAACGATAAAAAAAACTAAATCGCTTGTTGATAAGCTGGTGTAA
- a CDS encoding ATP-grasp domain-containing protein, translated as MNILLTSVGRRSYLINYFKESLKPLNGKVFAANSIETYALQQADAFTLTPQIYSAEYIDFLIDYCIKNKITVLVSLFDIDLPILAKNKQRFKEVGVDVVVSDPEVIDICNDKWKTYQFLIQHNIKTPATYISFSEAVTALNNTELEYPVIIKPRWGMGSIGIYKADNLEELQVLYKKVRNEIESSYLKFESRADIDQAILIQQCIASEEYGIEVVNDLQKNYVTTFCKKKLAMRSGETDQAITIKNDKLSAIGQRLSSAVGHIAILDSDCLEIDGEFYVLELNARFGGQYPFSHLAGANIPKQIVDWCMGLKTNQELTTINTDILSSKDIKPVRL; from the coding sequence ATGAATATATTATTAACCTCAGTAGGGCGAAGAAGCTACCTCATTAACTATTTTAAAGAATCGCTCAAACCGTTAAACGGTAAAGTGTTTGCTGCAAATAGCATAGAAACATATGCCTTACAACAGGCGGATGCGTTTACATTAACACCACAAATATACTCGGCTGAATACATAGATTTTCTAATAGACTACTGTATAAAAAATAAAATCACAGTGCTTGTTTCACTTTTTGATATCGATTTACCTATATTAGCTAAAAATAAACAGCGTTTTAAAGAAGTTGGTGTTGATGTTGTTGTTTCTGACCCTGAAGTGATTGATATTTGTAATGATAAATGGAAAACCTATCAGTTTTTAATACAGCATAATATTAAAACGCCGGCAACCTATATCTCATTTTCAGAGGCGGTTACGGCACTTAATAATACAGAGCTTGAATACCCTGTCATTATTAAACCGCGCTGGGGTATGGGTTCAATTGGTATTTATAAAGCCGATAATTTAGAAGAGCTGCAAGTACTTTACAAAAAGGTACGCAATGAAATCGAATCATCTTATCTAAAATTCGAGTCGAGGGCCGATATCGACCAAGCAATATTAATTCAGCAGTGCATTGCCAGTGAGGAATACGGCATTGAAGTTGTTAATGACCTACAAAAAAACTACGTAACAACATTTTGCAAGAAAAAGCTGGCTATGCGCTCAGGTGAAACAGATCAAGCTATCACCATCAAAAATGATAAATTGTCAGCAATTGGTCAACGTTTATCATCAGCAGTAGGGCATATTGCTATACTAGATTCTGATTGTTTGGAAATCGATGGTGAGTTTTATGTTTTAGAACTCAATGCCCGATTTGGCGGTCAATACCCATTTTCACATTTGGCGGGGGCTAATATCCCTAAGCAAATAGTCGATTGGTGTATGGGGTTGAAAACTAATCAAGAGTTGACGACAATTAATACTGATATTTTATCTAGTAAAGATATAAAACCGGTAAGGTTGTGA
- a CDS encoding 1-aminocyclopropane-1-carboxylate deaminase/D-cysteine desulfhydrase, whose amino-acid sequence MRSTETPLIKVNYLGVNLFVKRDDLYPISGGGNKGRKAEYILAKCIADGCNAVVTCGGAQSNHVRATAIRCKELGIACTIVIHASEPRESNGNLKLLRLLGVKIAYCDMVDVAKVMDAEMAEHAKQGLKPFYIWGGGHCLEGTQAFYDAAFEAHTQAKQHFDFVFHASGTGATQAGLHVGFKKINLATQVIGISVARENPRGTEAITHSVLEFVNANQLDTELSENIMFDDEYIAGGYEKTNPEQLSVIKSVAEQTGIILDPTYSGKAWHGMQQYIKSGKVKPGSNVLFWHTGGLLNLMATKQI is encoded by the coding sequence AAGTTAACTATTTAGGTGTGAACCTGTTCGTAAAACGAGACGATCTATATCCTATTTCTGGTGGTGGTAATAAAGGTCGTAAAGCGGAATATATTTTGGCTAAATGTATTGCAGATGGTTGTAACGCAGTTGTCACTTGTGGCGGTGCACAATCAAACCACGTAAGAGCCACAGCAATACGTTGCAAAGAGCTGGGCATTGCGTGCACAATAGTCATTCACGCCTCTGAGCCGAGAGAGTCTAATGGTAATCTTAAATTACTGCGGCTGCTTGGTGTCAAAATAGCCTATTGCGACATGGTTGATGTTGCAAAAGTAATGGACGCTGAAATGGCAGAGCATGCAAAGCAAGGCTTAAAGCCATTTTATATTTGGGGGGGCGGGCATTGTTTAGAAGGCACGCAAGCATTTTACGATGCTGCATTTGAAGCGCACACACAAGCTAAGCAACACTTTGATTTTGTTTTTCATGCAAGTGGTACTGGTGCAACCCAAGCTGGGTTACATGTAGGATTTAAAAAAATAAATTTAGCGACTCAGGTTATTGGTATTAGTGTTGCTCGAGAAAATCCTCGAGGTACAGAGGCGATCACCCATTCTGTTTTAGAGTTCGTTAATGCAAACCAGTTAGATACTGAACTATCAGAAAATATAATGTTTGATGATGAATATATTGCAGGGGGGTATGAAAAAACTAACCCTGAGCAATTAAGTGTAATTAAAAGCGTAGCTGAACAGACTGGAATCATACTCGATCCCACATACTCAGGCAAGGCATGGCATGGTATGCAACAGTATATTAAAAGTGGGAAAGTGAAGCCGGGTAGTAATGTACTTTTTTGGCACACAGGTGGATTATTAAACTTAATGGCGACTAAGCAAATATGA